In Thermosphaera sp., a genomic segment contains:
- a CDS encoding DUF432 domain-containing protein, translating to MYGVVIKDILQVGKALIRVERSGNYLKYVRTIDSDTREIILDRNAIIETRPMYPLFHPSYMTSYIIVYLSKPIVVSPKSSIKLSIRLPVDLAIYAFSGDYYEMIDVIPLHTSYKFALYGPIISSVEAAGHVARYVMADPLTGDNIKPEPNYCTSTVSIFNKTQDFARVGRILLDGKPLKIFYVTGTLECYTQNIRMTITSSEHASITYEEKPCSGCDELEEPRVFRGLLMPLSTEMLWGY from the coding sequence ATGTACGGAGTAGTAATAAAAGATATCTTACAGGTTGGGAAAGCCTTAATAAGAGTTGAGCGTTCAGGCAACTATTTGAAATACGTTCGAACGATCGACAGCGATACCAGGGAGATTATTCTCGATAGAAACGCCATAATCGAGACTCGCCCCATGTATCCGCTGTTTCACCCATCATACATGACGAGCTATATTATCGTATATCTCAGCAAGCCAATCGTAGTGTCGCCTAAATCATCTATAAAACTATCGATACGGTTACCAGTTGACCTAGCCATATACGCCTTCAGCGGAGATTACTATGAAATGATAGATGTAATACCGTTGCACACCTCATACAAGTTTGCCCTCTACGGACCCATTATTTCATCGGTTGAGGCAGCTGGCCACGTTGCCCGGTACGTGATGGCGGATCCCCTGACCGGTGACAATATTAAGCCGGAGCCAAACTACTGCACATCGACAGTATCCATATTCAATAAAACCCAGGATTTCGCCAGGGTCGGGAGAATACTCCTTGATGGAAAACCCTTGAAAATATTCTACGTGACCGGTACGCTGGAGTGCTATACCCAGAATATTAGAATGACCATTACTTCGAGCGAGCATGCATCTATTACTTACGAGGAGAAACCCTGTAGCGGCTGCGACGAGCTGGAAGAGCCGAGAGTGTTCAGAGGGCTACTGATGCCACTGTCTACTGAAATGTTATGGGGGTATTAG
- a CDS encoding mechanosensitive ion channel family protein, whose amino-acid sequence MNSLAEPLLSFLRNPEAWRVIIAIAVFAVGYLIALIIRRTVFKISARFYAKNIASLVSRTMYYIILLIALSSALSYLGIELSGLIIAGGFAGIIVGVALQPLMASFFAGLYIMAERIIQPGEIVSIGNTMGEVIEVSLMFTKIRSFDGILVTMPNSQLLSTVIQNLSKAVARRTEFNVSIAYKDDAEKAYKVIQQTIANHPYVLAEPPPDVFVSKLADSGVVITVRVWAPRQLVYPVTKDLLWRIKKSLDEAGITIPFPQLDVWIKTPVVLGKKDESS is encoded by the coding sequence ATGAACTCGCTGGCCGAGCCGCTATTATCTTTCTTGAGGAATCCGGAGGCGTGGAGAGTAATCATAGCCATAGCGGTGTTCGCGGTTGGCTACCTAATAGCGTTGATAATACGTAGAACGGTCTTCAAGATCAGCGCTAGATTCTACGCGAAAAATATCGCGAGCCTGGTCTCGAGAACGATGTATTACATAATTCTGCTTATCGCGCTATCCTCTGCGCTAAGCTACCTCGGGATAGAATTGTCGGGTCTAATAATAGCTGGAGGATTCGCCGGCATCATAGTAGGTGTCGCGCTTCAACCCTTAATGGCCAGCTTCTTCGCCGGCTTATACATAATGGCTGAGAGAATAATTCAGCCCGGAGAAATAGTGTCCATTGGGAACACCATGGGCGAGGTTATCGAAGTCTCGCTGATGTTCACTAAAATCAGAAGCTTCGACGGAATACTGGTGACGATGCCTAACAGTCAGCTCCTCTCCACAGTAATTCAAAACTTGAGCAAAGCAGTAGCCCGGAGGACAGAGTTCAATGTTTCAATAGCTTATAAGGATGACGCTGAGAAAGCCTACAAAGTCATCCAGCAAACGATAGCCAACCATCCATACGTTCTCGCGGAGCCGCCCCCAGACGTGTTCGTCTCGAAGCTGGCTGACAGCGGGGTAGTCATCACGGTGAGAGTGTGGGCCCCCCGGCAACTCGTCTACCCGGTCACCAAAGACTTGTTGTGGAGGATAAAGAAGTCGCTCGACGAGGCAGGAATAACAATACCGTTCCCGCAACTAGACGTCTGGATAAAGACGCCTGTTGTGCTCGGTAAAAAAGACGAGAGCAGTTAA
- a CDS encoding DNA-directed RNA polymerase subunit H, which yields MKKGVNILEHELVPKHEVLNHKEATEVLKRLGLQPWQLPWISIDDPVVKAIGAKPGDIIRIYRKSPTAGTSVAYRYVVVDVTKKAEA from the coding sequence ATGAAGAAGGGAGTTAATATTCTGGAGCATGAACTAGTTCCAAAGCACGAGGTTCTCAATCATAAAGAAGCAACTGAGGTCCTTAAGAGACTTGGCCTACAGCCCTGGCAACTTCCATGGATTTCCATCGATGATCCTGTGGTCAAAGCTATTGGAGCTAAGCCGGGCGACATCATTAGAATCTACAGGAAGAGTCCTACAGCTGGCACATCAGTCGCCTATAGATATGTTGTGGTAGATGTTACCAAGAAGGCGGAGGCTTAA
- a CDS encoding DNA-directed RNA polymerase subunit B yields the protein MSGQLTVDDLWLVMKKYFEEKGLVRQHLDSYDRFIRELLPEMLNEFKEVRITEDVKITIVDYSIGEPQWITLEGIAEKKTPMECRLRNLTYAAPVMVKIRYADETGRSREQELKLMDLPVMLKSSIDPLRKMSAQELINIGEDPKDPGGYFIINGSEKVLVAQEDLASNNIITDVAPEGSSYTHLAKIISVSKGKRSQLVIERRKDGLLYANFQGHKIPVVILMAALGLASEVEMLNAVSLNPEIQVHLLPSITEAQKIFPKLEVPEGLPPEDVEKVESKYREKVIEEALDFIGSRIAIGKPREERVRRALRALDENLLPHIGTDSSQETRLKKAVFIGQMISRIIELHLGYREPDDKDHYRNKRLKLAGDLLSVLLRNALNAFTQDLKESAEKYLAKNRRLDLKMVIKPSVITDRILHSMATGNWPGGKTGVSQLLDRTNMLSTLSHLRRVVSPLSRGQPHFEARELHGTQWGRMCPFETPEGANIGLVKNLSLMVNVSIGVPDAEIESILYKHQVKPLITITDRSTGKPLKGILDEVKEAVKQGVDLSSEYEGWSRVYLNGRLIGYHPNGEELVKELRKMRRQGKLSSEVNVAHIRTEYLDEVYVNTDPGRIRRPLLVVEKGEVKLSRTHIEKLKQGEMSFEDLVNKGIIEYLDPDEEENAYIALSVNEVTQEHTHAEIWIPAILGITASIIPYPEHNQSPRNMYQAAMAKQSLGLYSANFQKRMDTRGHFLHYPQKPLVQTRSMEVIGYNERPSGQNMVVAVLTFTGYNMEDALIMNKSSADRGLARSTFFRLYSTVEYKYMGGQQDEILIPPTNIRGYRGLRAYEKLEEDGIVAPESQVAGGDVLVGKISPPRFLGAQEYMLGAGLTKQDTSVVMRHEEKGVVDTVLITTDSEGNKLVKVRVRDLRIPELGDKFASRHGQKGVLGLLVPQYDMPFTEDGVVPDLVINPHAFPSRMTVGQLIESIAGKVAALSGKVIDATPFHKTPVQELELVLKRHHYLPSGEEVMYDGRTGEMIQSPVFIGIVYYQKLHHMVSDKVHARARGPVQILTRQPTEGRSRAGGLRWGEMEVDCLVGHGTSLLLRETVLDRSDVTRIYVCEICGHIGWYDRNKGKYVCPIHKDKGSLKPVEMSYAFKLLLQELLSFGVKPRLVVKDTRKEV from the coding sequence ATGAGCGGTCAGCTGACAGTGGACGATCTATGGTTAGTTATGAAGAAGTATTTCGAGGAGAAAGGGCTTGTCAGACAGCACTTGGACAGTTATGATAGATTTATTCGGGAACTCCTCCCGGAAATGTTGAACGAGTTTAAAGAGGTCCGGATCACTGAGGATGTTAAGATAACGATAGTTGACTACAGCATAGGCGAGCCACAATGGATCACCCTAGAGGGCATTGCTGAGAAGAAGACCCCAATGGAGTGTAGGCTCAGGAACCTTACATACGCAGCGCCGGTAATGGTGAAAATCAGGTACGCGGATGAAACGGGTAGGTCGAGAGAGCAGGAATTAAAGCTCATGGATCTCCCCGTCATGCTGAAGTCAAGCATTGACCCGTTGAGGAAGATGAGCGCTCAAGAGCTAATCAATATAGGGGAGGACCCCAAGGACCCCGGCGGCTACTTCATAATCAACGGTAGTGAAAAAGTGCTCGTTGCTCAAGAAGACCTCGCAAGCAACAACATTATAACGGATGTGGCTCCAGAGGGCTCATCCTACACTCACTTAGCCAAAATAATCAGCGTATCAAAGGGTAAGAGGAGCCAGCTCGTCATCGAGCGGAGAAAAGACGGCCTACTATACGCGAACTTCCAGGGACACAAGATACCGGTTGTAATACTCATGGCAGCCCTAGGCCTTGCGAGCGAGGTTGAAATGTTGAACGCCGTGAGCTTAAACCCTGAAATCCAAGTCCACCTGCTCCCCTCTATAACAGAGGCTCAGAAAATATTCCCGAAGCTCGAAGTCCCCGAGGGATTACCCCCAGAGGATGTTGAAAAGGTTGAAAGCAAGTACAGGGAGAAAGTGATCGAGGAGGCGCTGGATTTCATAGGTTCCAGAATAGCCATTGGAAAACCCCGCGAGGAGAGAGTCCGCAGGGCCTTGCGGGCCCTGGACGAAAACCTCCTTCCACACATCGGCACCGACTCTTCTCAGGAGACGCGATTAAAGAAGGCTGTTTTCATCGGTCAAATGATATCGAGAATAATCGAATTACACCTGGGATATAGAGAGCCCGACGATAAAGACCATTATAGGAATAAGCGGTTGAAATTAGCTGGAGACTTGTTATCGGTGTTGTTGCGAAACGCTTTAAACGCGTTCACTCAAGACTTGAAGGAGAGCGCTGAGAAATACCTGGCTAAAAACCGTAGGCTTGACCTTAAAATGGTGATTAAACCCAGCGTTATAACCGATAGGATTCTACACTCAATGGCGACTGGAAACTGGCCTGGAGGCAAGACCGGGGTAAGCCAGCTATTAGATAGAACCAACATGCTCAGCACCCTAAGCCACTTGAGGAGAGTCGTATCCCCTCTCTCCAGAGGCCAACCCCACTTTGAAGCCAGAGAACTCCACGGCACGCAGTGGGGTAGAATGTGCCCCTTTGAAACCCCTGAGGGAGCAAACATTGGATTGGTGAAGAACCTATCCCTAATGGTTAACGTCAGCATTGGAGTCCCGGATGCCGAGATAGAATCGATTCTCTACAAGCATCAAGTAAAGCCGTTGATAACGATCACGGATAGATCAACTGGTAAGCCGTTGAAAGGAATCCTCGACGAAGTGAAAGAGGCAGTCAAGCAGGGAGTAGATTTATCCAGCGAATACGAGGGATGGAGCAGAGTATACCTCAACGGGAGATTAATAGGCTATCATCCAAACGGCGAAGAACTCGTGAAGGAGTTAAGGAAGATGAGGCGCCAGGGTAAGCTGAGCAGCGAGGTGAACGTAGCCCATATCAGGACTGAATACCTCGACGAAGTTTATGTAAATACTGATCCAGGCAGGATAAGAAGACCCCTCCTAGTAGTTGAGAAAGGAGAAGTAAAGCTTAGCCGGACGCACATCGAGAAGTTGAAGCAGGGAGAGATGAGCTTTGAAGACTTGGTGAACAAGGGCATAATAGAATATCTCGACCCGGATGAGGAGGAAAACGCCTACATAGCGTTGTCGGTTAACGAAGTGACGCAGGAGCATACTCACGCCGAAATATGGATACCGGCCATACTAGGCATCACGGCATCAATAATCCCATATCCTGAGCACAACCAGAGCCCGAGAAACATGTATCAAGCAGCTATGGCTAAGCAAAGCCTCGGATTATACTCGGCCAACTTCCAGAAGAGAATGGACACTAGGGGCCACTTCCTCCACTACCCGCAGAAACCCCTTGTTCAGACACGGTCAATGGAAGTAATAGGATATAACGAACGCCCATCAGGCCAGAACATGGTGGTAGCAGTCCTAACGTTCACCGGGTACAACATGGAAGACGCCTTAATAATGAACAAGAGTAGCGCCGACCGCGGGCTAGCTAGGAGCACGTTCTTCAGGCTGTACTCCACCGTCGAGTACAAGTACATGGGTGGTCAGCAAGACGAGATTCTGATCCCGCCGACGAATATTAGGGGTTACAGGGGCCTCAGGGCTTATGAAAAGCTGGAGGAAGATGGAATAGTAGCGCCTGAAAGCCAGGTGGCAGGCGGCGACGTCCTCGTCGGAAAGATAAGCCCGCCGAGATTCCTTGGAGCGCAGGAATACATGCTCGGAGCTGGCTTAACTAAGCAGGATACGAGCGTCGTCATGAGGCACGAGGAGAAAGGAGTAGTAGACACTGTTTTGATAACCACGGACAGCGAGGGCAATAAGCTTGTCAAAGTGCGCGTCAGAGACCTGAGGATCCCCGAGCTCGGGGATAAGTTCGCCTCAAGGCACGGGCAGAAGGGAGTTCTCGGACTCCTGGTTCCACAATACGACATGCCGTTTACGGAGGACGGAGTCGTCCCGGACCTCGTGATAAACCCGCATGCATTCCCAAGCCGTATGACAGTTGGACAGTTGATCGAGAGCATTGCCGGGAAAGTAGCTGCCTTGAGCGGCAAGGTGATAGATGCTACTCCATTCCACAAGACCCCTGTTCAGGAGTTAGAGTTAGTTTTAAAGAGACACCACTATCTGCCCTCAGGGGAGGAAGTAATGTATGATGGGAGAACAGGGGAGATGATTCAATCTCCAGTGTTCATTGGAATAGTCTACTATCAGAAACTCCATCACATGGTTAGCGATAAGGTTCACGCTAGGGCTAGAGGTCCCGTTCAAATACTGACTCGCCAACCAACAGAGGGTCGTTCAAGAGCAGGGGGTTTGAGATGGGGTGAAATGGAGGTTGATTGTCTTGTCGGACACGGCACATCCCTATTGCTCAGGGAAACAGTATTGGATAGAAGCGACGTCACAAGGATTTACGTGTGCGAAATATGCGGGCATATTGGATGGTATGATAGAAACAAAGGCAAGTACGTATGTCCGATACACAAGGATAAGGGTTCCTTAAAACCCGTTGAAATGTCCTACGCGTTCAAACTACTCCTCCAGGAGTTGCTTAGCTTTGGAGTCAAGCCAAGACTCGTCGTAAAAGACACTAGAAAGGAGGTGTGA
- a CDS encoding DNA-directed RNA polymerase subunit A', which translates to MVNRISEIKFGILSPDDIRKMSVTQIVTSDVYDNDGAPIDGGVMDKRLGAIEPGEVCPICGNTRESCPGHFGHIELVKPVIHAGFSKHILVYLKATCRECGRIKIPENERQEYLALMKELEELNLVYLLKRFYEYVKKKASATMKCPHCGAKQYRYKLDKPHAFFEQKETGLEKLTPTDIRTRLEKIPDEDVRLLGGNPEESRPEWMVLTVLPVPPRTVRPSVLLETGIRSEDDLTHKLVDIIRVNTRLKEHVDSGAPSAIIEDEWELLQYHITTYFDNEAPGIPVAKHRGGKTLKGIAQRLKGKEGRFRGNLRGKRVDFSARTVVSPDPNLSINEVGVPDVVAKILTIPEKVTPWNIEELRKLVLNGPDKWPGANYIVRPDGRKISLKYVDRKAAAESLAPGYVVERHLLDGDIVLFNRQPSLHRISVMAHVVRVLPYKTLRLNVLVCPPYNADFDGDEMNLHVPQSEEARAEARMLMLVEKHILTPRYGGPIIGGLQDYISGAFILTSKSTILRKHEVAELLGVAGYHGEMPEPAILKPKEYWTGKQLVSVFLPKDMNFRRNSKLAGASALRCVDEDCPHDSLIIVKKGILLEGVLDKASIGREEPESLVHWLIKEYGEDLGRIFKDKVYKMFLRASEKYGLSMSHSHLSLPGPARERIKQIILDKKARVDELIKQYKEGRLTPRPGKTPEETLEDEIVDLLSKRLLDDVADTITPYFTLTNPVVVMARTGARGNPVNLTQMAALLGQQTVRGKRLSRGYLHRSLPHFKPKDIGPEARGFISNGFVNGLEALEMFFHAAAGREGLIDTAVRTSQSGYMQRRLINALQDLRVEYDGTVRATSGELVQLVYGEDGVDPMKSDHGKAVNVNRVIEKIVGWKL; encoded by the coding sequence ATGGTTAATAGAATATCGGAGATAAAGTTTGGAATACTCTCACCCGATGATATTAGAAAAATGAGCGTTACCCAAATAGTGACTTCCGACGTCTACGATAACGATGGAGCCCCAATAGACGGGGGCGTGATGGATAAGAGGCTTGGAGCCATAGAGCCCGGCGAGGTCTGCCCTATTTGCGGTAATACTCGAGAATCCTGCCCAGGCCACTTTGGACACATAGAGCTCGTGAAACCGGTTATCCATGCGGGGTTCTCGAAACACATACTGGTGTATCTCAAAGCCACCTGCAGGGAGTGTGGGCGAATAAAGATACCGGAGAACGAGAGGCAGGAATACCTTGCGTTAATGAAGGAGCTAGAGGAGTTAAACCTCGTATACCTTCTCAAGAGGTTCTACGAGTACGTGAAAAAGAAGGCAAGCGCCACTATGAAATGCCCTCACTGCGGAGCTAAGCAGTATAGATACAAGCTGGATAAACCCCATGCCTTCTTCGAACAGAAGGAAACCGGGCTTGAGAAGCTTACTCCAACCGATATAAGAACGAGGCTTGAGAAAATACCTGACGAAGACGTTAGGCTCCTGGGAGGAAATCCCGAAGAATCCCGTCCCGAGTGGATGGTTTTAACCGTTCTACCCGTTCCCCCGAGAACTGTCCGCCCATCCGTCCTGTTAGAAACGGGTATTAGGAGCGAGGACGACTTAACCCATAAGCTAGTGGACATCATTAGAGTTAATACAAGGCTCAAAGAGCACGTTGATAGCGGTGCACCCAGCGCTATTATCGAGGACGAATGGGAGCTGCTCCAATACCACATCACCACATACTTCGACAACGAAGCACCTGGAATCCCGGTGGCTAAGCACAGGGGTGGAAAAACTCTCAAGGGAATCGCCCAGAGGCTGAAGGGGAAGGAGGGGAGGTTCCGTGGAAACCTTAGGGGCAAGAGAGTCGACTTCTCAGCCAGAACGGTGGTAAGCCCAGACCCCAATTTGAGCATTAATGAAGTGGGAGTCCCGGACGTCGTGGCAAAGATCCTGACGATACCGGAGAAGGTTACTCCGTGGAATATAGAAGAACTGCGCAAACTGGTTTTAAACGGACCCGACAAGTGGCCTGGAGCAAACTACATTGTAAGACCAGATGGGAGAAAGATAAGCTTGAAATATGTCGACAGGAAGGCTGCGGCGGAGTCTCTCGCGCCCGGGTACGTGGTGGAGAGACACTTGCTGGACGGAGACATAGTATTGTTTAACAGGCAACCCTCTCTTCATAGAATATCGGTGATGGCTCACGTAGTCAGAGTCCTCCCCTACAAGACTCTCAGGCTGAACGTGCTCGTATGCCCGCCGTACAACGCTGACTTCGATGGAGATGAAATGAACCTTCATGTTCCACAGAGCGAGGAGGCAAGGGCTGAGGCAAGAATGCTGATGCTTGTTGAGAAACACATTTTAACACCCAGGTATGGCGGTCCAATCATCGGAGGCCTGCAGGACTATATAAGCGGAGCGTTCATTCTCACCAGCAAGTCCACCATTCTGAGGAAGCACGAGGTGGCTGAGCTATTAGGGGTGGCAGGTTATCATGGAGAGATGCCTGAGCCGGCTATTCTAAAGCCGAAGGAGTACTGGACTGGTAAGCAACTCGTATCAGTGTTCCTACCTAAGGATATGAACTTTAGGAGGAACTCTAAACTCGCCGGGGCTTCAGCCCTGAGATGTGTCGACGAAGACTGTCCCCACGACAGTTTGATCATTGTGAAGAAGGGTATTCTGCTAGAGGGCGTGCTCGATAAGGCGAGTATCGGGAGGGAAGAGCCTGAGAGCCTCGTGCACTGGTTGATCAAGGAGTACGGCGAAGACCTGGGCAGAATATTCAAGGATAAAGTATACAAAATGTTCCTACGGGCGAGCGAGAAATACGGCTTAAGCATGAGCCACTCGCACTTGTCACTACCGGGGCCAGCCAGGGAGAGGATTAAACAGATCATACTTGACAAGAAGGCTCGCGTAGATGAGCTTATCAAACAATACAAAGAAGGGAGACTCACGCCAAGACCCGGGAAGACTCCGGAGGAAACCCTTGAGGATGAAATAGTGGATCTCTTGTCGAAGAGGCTACTGGACGATGTTGCAGACACCATTACTCCATACTTCACTCTGACCAACCCAGTCGTCGTAATGGCTAGGACCGGTGCGAGAGGAAACCCTGTAAACCTCACTCAGATGGCCGCGCTCCTAGGCCAGCAGACGGTGAGGGGGAAGAGGCTTTCGAGAGGATACTTACACCGATCCCTACCACACTTCAAGCCGAAAGACATCGGCCCAGAGGCGAGAGGATTCATATCAAATGGATTCGTGAACGGGCTAGAAGCGTTGGAGATGTTCTTCCACGCAGCCGCGGGTAGAGAAGGGTTGATTGACACCGCTGTAAGGACCAGCCAGTCGGGTTACATGCAGAGGAGGCTGATAAACGCGCTACAAGACTTGAGAGTAGAGTACGACGGCACTGTAAGAGCTACCTCGGGCGAGCTAGTCCAGCTCGTTTACGGTGAAGACGGTGTAGACCCCATGAAGAGCGATCACGGTAAAGCCGTGAATGTTAACAGGGTTATCGAAAAGATAGTGGGGTGGAAGCTGTGA
- the rpoA2 gene encoding DNA-directed RNA polymerase subunit A'', whose protein sequence is MSPRKPLSKSEVEVLLKEKLEGLVSPQVFNEVKDRLIELAGKIELYEDEIEAIIAEVVRRYRSSLVEPGEAVGTVAAQSLGEPSTQMTLRVFHYAGLREYNVTLGLPRLIEIVDARKKPETPITEIYLEDDYKYDEEKAKEVARTIETTLIENVVKEINISPFEGITIELDEEMLSDKGVTVETVVDVLRSLKIGDVEWDPDNPHLIKISLETELDYSKTEKLRQKILSTKLKGVRGINKVIIQKRGGEYVLIAEGSNLEELMKVPGVDYKRLYTNNVFEIEKVLGIEAARAAIIREIKNVLDDQGLDVDVRHIILLADMMTWTGHIRQVGRMGVAGEKQSVLARATFEMTVQKLLEAAAMGESDKLYGITENIIMGQVIPVGTGMVQIYMIPTLIKPETDKQGEENSQ, encoded by the coding sequence GTGAGCCCTAGGAAGCCATTATCCAAATCCGAGGTGGAGGTTCTTCTGAAAGAAAAGCTGGAAGGGCTTGTCAGCCCGCAGGTGTTCAACGAGGTTAAAGATAGATTGATTGAACTAGCCGGTAAGATAGAGCTTTACGAGGACGAAATAGAGGCCATAATAGCTGAGGTCGTGCGAAGATACAGGTCATCCCTAGTGGAGCCTGGGGAAGCTGTTGGAACCGTTGCTGCTCAGAGCCTTGGAGAGCCTTCCACTCAGATGACGCTGAGAGTTTTCCACTACGCAGGACTGAGAGAATACAACGTAACTCTGGGATTGCCGAGGCTTATAGAGATAGTTGATGCTAGGAAGAAGCCCGAGACCCCGATCACCGAGATATACCTGGAGGACGACTATAAGTATGATGAAGAGAAGGCGAAAGAAGTTGCCAGAACGATCGAGACCACTTTGATCGAGAACGTTGTAAAAGAAATAAACATCTCCCCCTTCGAAGGAATAACCATTGAATTAGACGAGGAGATGCTCTCGGATAAGGGCGTAACGGTTGAAACTGTAGTAGACGTCCTGAGATCCCTGAAAATAGGCGATGTGGAATGGGATCCTGATAACCCTCACTTGATAAAGATCAGCCTTGAGACGGAGCTTGATTACTCCAAGACCGAGAAGCTGAGACAGAAAATATTGTCTACGAAGCTGAAGGGAGTGAGGGGAATAAACAAAGTTATCATTCAGAAGAGGGGAGGGGAATACGTCTTAATCGCTGAAGGTAGCAATCTTGAAGAATTGATGAAGGTCCCCGGCGTAGATTATAAGAGGTTGTATACGAACAATGTTTTCGAAATCGAGAAGGTCCTCGGAATAGAAGCCGCTAGGGCCGCCATAATCAGGGAGATCAAGAATGTCCTAGACGATCAGGGTCTTGACGTCGACGTGAGACACATCATCCTGCTGGCCGACATGATGACTTGGACCGGGCACATTAGACAAGTCGGTAGAATGGGGGTCGCCGGCGAGAAGCAGAGCGTTCTAGCGAGAGCAACGTTTGAAATGACTGTTCAGAAACTCCTCGAGGCCGCCGCGATGGGCGAGTCAGACAAGCTTTACGGCATCACCGAAAATATTATAATGGGGCAAGTGATTCCAGTAGGGACAGGGATGGTTCAAATTTATATGATTCCAACCTTGATAAAACCTGAAACCGATAAGCAGGGAGAGGAGAACTCGCAATGA
- a CDS encoding 50S ribosomal protein L30e: MSATTVEMVKALQVLAKTGQYRLGSKQSKKLVLLGKAKAVIIASNAPPDVKNDLKYYAKLGNIPVLEFPGTNFELGALIGKPFSVSSMVVVDPGQSNILDLAKEVSSNE, from the coding sequence ATGAGCGCGACCACAGTCGAGATGGTTAAAGCTTTGCAAGTGTTGGCCAAAACCGGTCAATACAGACTGGGTTCCAAGCAGTCGAAGAAGCTGGTCTTGCTTGGAAAAGCTAAAGCCGTTATCATCGCGTCCAACGCGCCCCCGGATGTTAAGAACGACTTAAAATATTACGCAAAGCTAGGCAACATACCGGTGCTTGAGTTTCCGGGAACAAACTTCGAGCTAGGCGCGTTGATTGGAAAGCCGTTCAGCGTTTCATCAATGGTTGTCGTCGACCCAGGACAGTCCAACATATTGGACCTAGCTAAGGAGGTCTCGAGCAATGAGTAA
- a CDS encoding NusA-like transcription termination signal-binding factor: MSKEKGQVKITPDEFRYMALLHEITGAVVRDCIMDEAENRVIFLVNPEDVGKAIGPKGFFVQKLRKILNKNIEIVGYSENLEEQVRYALAPARIKEIKVTTKPGGERVVYVAVDPSDKGLAIGKNGRNVQKAKVILKRHFNIESLIIA, translated from the coding sequence ATGAGTAAGGAGAAGGGGCAAGTGAAGATCACCCCAGACGAGTTCAGATACATGGCTCTCCTACACGAGATTACCGGAGCCGTCGTAAGAGACTGTATAATGGATGAAGCTGAGAATCGCGTAATATTCCTAGTTAACCCCGAGGATGTTGGAAAAGCCATAGGGCCCAAAGGATTCTTCGTGCAGAAGCTTAGAAAAATATTAAACAAGAACATTGAAATAGTCGGCTACAGTGAAAACTTAGAGGAACAGGTCAGGTACGCTCTTGCGCCAGCCAGGATCAAGGAGATCAAGGTGACCACAAAGCCCGGTGGAGAAAGAGTCGTATACGTGGCCGTAGACCCATCAGATAAGGGACTCGCCATCGGGAAAAACGGTAGAAACGTGCAGAAGGCAAAGGTTATTTTAAAGAGACACTTCAACATAGAATCTCTCATAATAGCATAA
- a CDS encoding 30S ribosomal protein S12, giving the protein MPGKKAPYGMYSARKLKRKRLKLRWSQRDFKLRMLKKQGKIRDPLEGAPMARGIVLEKVGVESRKPNSALRKCVRVQLVKNGKVVTAFVPWDGGVNYIDEHDEVVIEGIGGPMGGSLGDIPGVKYKVVMVNGVSLKALWLGKKQKPVR; this is encoded by the coding sequence ATGCCAGGGAAAAAAGCACCATATGGAATGTACTCTGCCAGAAAATTGAAAAGGAAGAGGCTTAAGCTTAGGTGGAGTCAGAGGGACTTCAAGCTCAGAATGCTTAAGAAGCAGGGTAAGATCCGGGACCCGCTTGAAGGCGCTCCAATGGCCAGAGGCATTGTGCTGGAAAAGGTTGGAGTCGAGTCACGTAAGCCTAACTCCGCTCTGAGAAAGTGTGTACGCGTTCAATTGGTTAAGAATGGAAAGGTCGTCACCGCCTTCGTTCCATGGGACGGTGGAGTGAACTATATCGACGAGCACGATGAAGTAGTGATAGAGGGTATTGGAGGACCCATGGGCGGTTCTCTCGGAGACATTCCGGGTGTAAAGTACAAGGTGGTCATGGTCAACGGTGTCTCATTGAAAGCCCTGTGGCTGGGGAAGAAACAGAAACCAGTCAGGTAA